In Bacillus sp. DX3.1, the following proteins share a genomic window:
- a CDS encoding oligopeptide/dipeptide ABC transporter ATP-binding protein, translated as MSEPLLEVKNLKTHFPIKGGVFGRTIGHVKAVDGVSFTIDKGEVFGLVGESGSGKTTIGKTILRLVQKTEGEVKFKGRDVHSLSKEELRKHRPNMQLVFQDPFSSLNPRMRIGEALGEPMLAHGLATKENVREKVLEVLELCGLASYHIDRYPHEFSGGQRQRIVIARAMVLNPEFVVADEPVAALDVSIQAQIINLFSELQQKKGLSYLFISHDLSVVEHLCTKIGIMYLGMIVETASRDELFANPLHPYTKALLSAVPIPDPTVKRERIILQGDIPSPANPPSGCRFHTRCPFATDICKQTVPEFRDIGEDHFVACHHV; from the coding sequence ATTAGAAGTGAAAAATTTAAAAACTCATTTTCCCATTAAAGGCGGTGTGTTTGGGAGAACGATTGGTCATGTGAAAGCGGTAGATGGGGTAAGCTTTACGATTGATAAAGGTGAAGTATTTGGTCTTGTTGGTGAATCTGGGAGTGGAAAAACGACAATTGGTAAAACAATTCTTCGCCTCGTTCAAAAAACAGAAGGTGAAGTGAAATTTAAAGGCCGAGATGTTCATTCATTATCGAAAGAAGAATTGCGGAAGCATCGTCCCAATATGCAGCTTGTGTTCCAAGATCCATTTAGTTCATTGAATCCGCGCATGCGAATTGGGGAAGCACTCGGAGAACCAATGTTGGCACATGGCTTAGCGACAAAAGAAAATGTCCGTGAAAAAGTATTAGAAGTACTGGAGCTGTGTGGGTTAGCGTCATATCATATCGATCGCTACCCGCATGAATTTTCCGGGGGACAACGCCAGCGTATTGTGATTGCAAGAGCGATGGTACTGAATCCAGAATTCGTTGTCGCGGATGAACCAGTTGCGGCATTAGATGTATCGATTCAAGCGCAAATTATTAACTTGTTTAGTGAGTTGCAGCAGAAAAAGGGATTATCGTATTTATTTATTTCACATGATTTAAGTGTTGTGGAGCATTTATGTACAAAAATCGGGATTATGTATTTAGGGATGATTGTGGAAACGGCCTCTCGTGATGAATTGTTTGCAAATCCACTTCATCCGTATACGAAGGCACTTTTATCAGCTGTACCAATTCCAGATCCAACTGTGAAGCGTGAACGAATTATTTTACAAGGGGATATCCCAAGTCCGGCGAATCCTCCGTCCGGTTGCCGTTTTCATACACGTTGCCCATTTGCAACGGATATTTGTAAGCAAACCGTACCGGAATTCCGGGATATTGGGGAAGATCACTTTGTTGCTTGTCATCATGTATAA
- a CDS encoding Cof-type HAD-IIB family hydrolase: protein MKLIALDMDGTLLSSKLEISKENLQAIRNAKEEGHIVMICSGRAKEDALKLLEEYQLSLPVGASNGAIVYVDGNVINARCLQKDKVYGLAKLLESEGFPYKLYTNKGVYAPHNWKEQVLHAFELNKHSLDVTIEEIERITEKQQKSNLITSFKNIEDVVNDPTLEISKFFILTFDAEHRSQVLQSLQKDQAIMVTASAPTNLEIMDQHGHKGNGLQEMASYFDIPMQDTIAIGDNFNDVPMLEVAGLSVAMGNAEEDVKKLCDVVTLTNDEHGVAHAIKQYVLKQTSSNK, encoded by the coding sequence TTGAAATTAATCGCACTAGATATGGATGGTACACTACTATCATCTAAGCTTGAAATCTCCAAAGAAAATTTACAAGCCATTCGCAATGCCAAAGAAGAAGGTCATATTGTGATGATTTGTTCTGGTCGTGCAAAAGAAGATGCTTTAAAACTATTGGAAGAATATCAATTATCACTTCCAGTCGGAGCAAGCAATGGGGCAATTGTATATGTAGACGGAAACGTAATTAATGCACGTTGTTTACAAAAAGATAAAGTATACGGGCTTGCTAAGTTACTAGAATCTGAAGGATTCCCATATAAGCTTTATACAAACAAAGGTGTATATGCTCCGCACAATTGGAAAGAACAAGTGCTACATGCCTTTGAACTTAATAAGCATTCTCTTGATGTTACAATTGAAGAAATAGAAAGAATTACAGAAAAACAACAAAAATCAAATTTAATTACTTCATTTAAAAATATTGAAGATGTTGTCAATGATCCAACTTTAGAAATCTCGAAATTCTTTATTTTGACATTCGATGCTGAGCATCGCTCACAAGTACTGCAATCTTTACAAAAAGATCAAGCAATTATGGTCACAGCATCTGCCCCAACGAATTTAGAAATTATGGATCAACATGGGCATAAAGGCAATGGATTACAAGAAATGGCTTCTTATTTCGATATTCCAATGCAAGATACAATTGCTATCGGAGACAACTTTAATGATGTACCGATGCTAGAAGTAGCTGGATTATCTGTCGCTATGGGTAATGCTGAGGAAGATGTAAAGAAATTATGTGATGTTGTCACATTAACAAATGATGAACATGGCGTTGCTCATGCCATTAAACAGTATGTGTTAAAACAAACATCATCGAATAAATAA
- a CDS encoding DUF3948 family protein, with protein sequence MKNEQVLKLTKMDLLGSAGVATAVTALIVFLSSALV encoded by the coding sequence ATGAAAAACGAACAAGTATTAAAACTAACAAAAATGGACTTATTAGGATCAGCAGGAGTAGCAACAGCAGTGACAGCATTAATCGTATTTCTTTCAAGCGCTTTAGTATAA
- a CDS encoding DUF3948 family protein yields MKNEQVLQVTKMDLLGSASGAAVLTALIVFLSNVLV; encoded by the coding sequence ATGAAAAACGAACAAGTATTACAAGTAACAAAGATGGACCTTTTAGGATCTGCAAGCGGAGCAGCGGTATTAACAGCACTAATTGTATTTCTTTCAAACGTTTTAGTATAA
- a CDS encoding DUF3948 family protein, with amino-acid sequence MENEQVLQLTKMDLLGSASGAAVLTALIVFLSNVLV; translated from the coding sequence ATGGAAAACGAACAAGTGTTACAACTAACAAAGATGGACCTTTTAGGATCTGCAAGCGGAGCAGCAGTATTAACGGCATTAATCGTATTTCTTTCAAACGTTTTAGTATAA
- a CDS encoding DUF3948 family protein: MENEQVLQVTKMDFLGSASGAAVLTALIVFLANVLV; encoded by the coding sequence ATGGAAAACGAACAAGTGTTACAAGTAACGAAAATGGATTTTTTGGGATCTGCAAGCGGAGCAGCGGTATTAACAGCACTAATTGTATTTCTTGCAAATGTATTAGTTTAA
- the anmK gene encoding anhydro-N-acetylmuramic acid kinase AnmK, protein MYIVGLMSGTSLDGIDAALVRMNNSGLQTEIEMIEFVTYPFPKDVEKEIIQSLSVDTSNVQLICSLNFKLGKLFADATKEVCEKAGLPLEQLDLIGSHGQTIYHQPLQEQNWVPSTLQIGEPSVIAYETNTTVISNFRTMDMAAGGQGAPLVPYTEYVLYRSETQGRLLQNIGGIGNVTVLPKQASLNDMYAFDTGPGNMIIDEVCRQLFNIGYDEGGNLAKQGKINEQLLSYCINHPYIMSPPPKSTGRELFGKQYVEILLKKFNSISSHDIVATVTMFTAKSIVENYRKFIFPQVKIDEVIIGGGGSYNKTLLKMIQSLLGESIQVYTQEELGYSSEAKEAVAFALLANETYHGNASNVPNATGAKNAVVLGNVTFPTSDHWIKKRNSLE, encoded by the coding sequence ATGTCTGGAACATCATTGGATGGTATTGATGCCGCACTTGTTCGTATGAATAATAGTGGCCTACAGACTGAAATAGAAATGATTGAGTTTGTAACATATCCTTTTCCAAAGGATGTTGAAAAAGAAATTATACAGTCTTTGTCTGTAGATACATCAAACGTACAGTTAATTTGTAGTTTAAATTTTAAGCTAGGAAAATTATTTGCAGATGCAACAAAGGAAGTTTGCGAGAAAGCCGGACTTCCTTTAGAACAGTTGGATCTTATAGGATCCCACGGACAAACTATTTACCATCAGCCTTTGCAAGAACAAAACTGGGTACCCTCAACGCTACAGATTGGAGAACCTTCGGTAATTGCTTACGAAACAAACACAACCGTAATATCTAATTTTCGTACTATGGACATGGCGGCAGGTGGACAGGGAGCTCCTCTGGTACCTTATACTGAATATGTTCTTTATCGAAGTGAAACACAGGGAAGATTGCTACAAAACATAGGAGGCATTGGGAATGTAACAGTTTTACCCAAGCAAGCTTCACTAAATGACATGTATGCCTTTGATACAGGACCTGGAAATATGATTATTGATGAGGTATGTCGCCAATTGTTTAACATTGGATACGATGAAGGTGGTAATTTAGCTAAACAAGGAAAAATAAATGAACAGCTCTTATCATACTGTATAAATCATCCTTATATTATGAGCCCTCCCCCAAAGTCAACGGGTAGAGAATTGTTTGGTAAACAATATGTTGAAATACTATTAAAGAAATTTAATTCGATTTCAAGCCATGATATAGTAGCGACTGTAACGATGTTTACAGCAAAATCTATTGTAGAGAACTATCGCAAATTCATCTTCCCACAAGTTAAAATCGATGAAGTAATTATTGGAGGCGGTGGCAGCTACAATAAAACTTTACTAAAAATGATTCAGTCACTACTCGGGGAATCGATTCAAGTTTACACTCAAGAGGAGTTAGGATATTCTTCGGAAGCCAAAGAAGCTGTAGCGTTCGCTCTTCTTGCAAATGAAACCTACCATGGTAATGCAAGTAACGTCCCAAATGCTACAGGTGCTAAAAATGCTGTCGTTCTTGGAAACGTGACCTTTCCTACGTCAGATCATTGGATTAAGAAGAGAAATTCTTTAGAATAA